Proteins from a single region of Mycobacteriales bacterium:
- a CDS encoding M1 family metallopeptidase, translating into MRLRLALLATTTVFALVAATPAGAAPAAGPSPGAPGGGDPYFPQQGNGGYDVRSYGLDLQYTPATRRLDGTAAIRATATQALSRFDLDLRGFTVKSVTVDGRRAAFARTGQELKITPARALRQGAGFLVTVAYGGVPKVITDPDDSIEGFVPTNDGAFVVGEPQGAPGWFPSNDTPNDKAAYTVRMTVPAGITAVGNGRLLSQRTAAGKSTFVWQESKPMATYLATITLGRFQVHRTTAGRIPVYVALDPQEAAAAKPVTDKIPQIIAFEQSVFGPYPFETVGAIVDHAPNVGYALESQTKPNFDSAPDVSTLAHELAHQWFGDSVSLTKWQDIWLNEGFATYAEWLWSQHTGGKTPQQFFNALYATPASDTDLWVPPTGNPGGPANIFGTPSYDRGSMTLQVLRNRIGDRAFFTVLKTWATQHQYGHGTTAQFIALSERVSHQNLTGLFQTWLFTPGKPGLTR; encoded by the coding sequence ATGCGACTCCGCCTGGCTCTGCTCGCCACGACGACCGTGTTCGCGCTGGTCGCGGCCACACCGGCCGGGGCGGCGCCGGCCGCCGGACCCTCCCCGGGTGCCCCTGGCGGCGGTGATCCGTACTTCCCGCAACAGGGCAACGGAGGATACGACGTCCGCTCGTACGGGCTCGACCTCCAGTACACACCGGCGACGCGACGGCTGGACGGGACCGCTGCGATCCGGGCCACCGCGACCCAGGCGCTGAGCCGCTTCGACCTCGACCTGCGCGGGTTCACCGTGAAGTCGGTCACGGTCGACGGACGGCGCGCCGCGTTCGCCCGGACCGGCCAGGAACTGAAGATCACCCCGGCCCGGGCGCTGCGCCAGGGCGCCGGCTTCCTCGTCACGGTCGCATACGGCGGGGTCCCCAAGGTCATCACCGACCCGGACGACTCGATCGAGGGCTTCGTGCCCACGAACGACGGCGCGTTCGTGGTCGGCGAGCCGCAGGGCGCGCCGGGCTGGTTCCCGTCCAACGACACGCCGAACGACAAGGCCGCGTACACGGTCCGGATGACCGTGCCGGCCGGGATCACCGCGGTCGGCAACGGCCGGCTGCTGTCCCAGCGGACGGCGGCCGGGAAGTCGACGTTCGTCTGGCAGGAATCGAAGCCGATGGCGACGTACCTGGCCACGATCACGCTCGGCAGGTTCCAGGTCCACCGCACCACCGCCGGCCGCATCCCGGTGTACGTCGCGCTCGACCCGCAGGAGGCCGCGGCGGCCAAGCCGGTGACCGACAAGATCCCGCAGATCATCGCGTTCGAGCAGTCGGTCTTCGGGCCGTACCCGTTCGAGACGGTGGGCGCGATCGTCGACCACGCCCCGAACGTCGGCTACGCGCTGGAGAGCCAGACCAAGCCCAACTTCGACTCCGCCCCGGACGTCAGCACGCTCGCGCACGAGCTCGCACACCAGTGGTTCGGCGACTCGGTCTCGCTGACGAAGTGGCAGGACATCTGGCTGAACGAGGGCTTCGCGACGTACGCGGAGTGGCTCTGGTCCCAGCACACCGGCGGCAAGACCCCGCAGCAGTTCTTCAACGCCCTGTACGCCACGCCGGCCTCGGACACCGACCTCTGGGTGCCGCCGACCGGCAACCCGGGCGGACCGGCGAACATCTTCGGCACCCCCTCCTACGACCGGGGGTCGATGACGCTGCAGGTGCTGCGCAACCGGATCGGTGACCGGGCCTTCTTCACCGTGCTGAAGACCTGGGCCACCCAGCACCAGTACGGCCACGGCACCACCGCGCAGTTCATCGCGCTGTCCGAGCGGGTCTCGCACCAGAACCTGACCGGCCTGTTCCAGACCTGGCTGTTCACCCCGGGCAAGCCCGGCCTCACCAGGTAG
- the metK gene encoding methionine adenosyltransferase: protein MSRRLFTSESVTEGHPDKIADAISDAILDALLREDKHSRVAVETMITTGQVHVAGEVTTEAYADIPSIVRDTVLAIGYDSSKKGFDGASCGVSVSIGSQSADIAQGVDSSHSSREEGELDELAKQGAGDQGLMFGFACDETPELMPLPIALAHRLARRLTAVRKDGTVPYLRPDGKTQVTIQYDEAGKPARLDTVVVSSQHAADIDLKTLLEPDVREHVVEPELAALDIDTSGYRLLVNPTGRFEIGGPMGDAGLTGRKIIVDTYGGYARHGGGAFSGKDPSKVDRSAAYAMRWVAKNVVAAGLASKCEVQIAYAIGKAEPVGLFVDTFGTGAASDDKIQDAITQVFDLRPAAIIRDLDLLRPIYALTSAYGHFGRELPEFSWERTDKADELKSLVLG from the coding sequence TTGTCCCGGCGTCTGTTCACCTCCGAGTCCGTCACGGAGGGCCACCCCGACAAGATCGCCGACGCGATCAGCGACGCGATCCTGGACGCGCTGCTCCGCGAGGACAAGCACAGCCGGGTCGCGGTCGAGACCATGATCACCACCGGCCAGGTGCACGTGGCCGGCGAGGTGACCACGGAGGCGTACGCCGACATTCCGTCGATCGTGCGCGACACCGTGCTGGCCATCGGCTACGACTCCTCGAAGAAGGGCTTCGACGGCGCGTCCTGCGGCGTCAGCGTGTCCATCGGCTCGCAGTCGGCCGACATCGCACAGGGCGTCGACTCCTCGCACTCCTCGCGGGAGGAGGGTGAGCTCGACGAGCTCGCCAAGCAGGGTGCCGGCGACCAGGGCCTGATGTTCGGGTTCGCCTGCGACGAGACGCCCGAGCTGATGCCGCTGCCGATCGCGCTGGCGCACCGGCTGGCCCGCCGGCTGACCGCCGTACGCAAGGACGGCACCGTGCCCTACCTGCGGCCGGACGGGAAGACCCAGGTCACCATCCAGTACGACGAGGCCGGCAAGCCGGCCCGGCTGGACACCGTCGTGGTGTCCTCGCAGCACGCGGCCGACATCGACCTGAAGACGCTGCTGGAGCCGGACGTGCGCGAGCACGTGGTCGAGCCCGAGCTGGCGGCGCTGGACATCGACACCAGCGGCTACCGGCTGCTGGTCAACCCGACCGGGCGGTTCGAGATCGGCGGCCCGATGGGCGACGCCGGCCTCACCGGTCGCAAGATCATCGTGGACACCTACGGCGGGTACGCGCGGCACGGCGGCGGCGCGTTCTCCGGCAAGGACCCGTCGAAGGTCGACCGGTCCGCGGCGTACGCGATGCGCTGGGTGGCGAAGAACGTCGTCGCCGCGGGGCTCGCGTCCAAGTGCGAGGTCCAGATCGCGTACGCGATCGGCAAGGCCGAGCCGGTGGGCCTGTTCGTGGACACCTTCGGCACCGGCGCCGCGTCCGACGACAAGATCCAGGACGCGATCACCCAGGTCTTCGACCTGCGCCCGGCCGCGATCATCCGCGACCTCGACCTGCTGCGCCCGATCTACGCGCTGACCTCGGCGTACGGGCACTTCGGGCGCGAGCTGCCCGAGTTCAGCTGGGAGCGCACCGACAAGGCCGACGAGCTCAAGTCCCTCGTCCTCGGCTGA
- the pyrF gene encoding orotidine-5'-phosphate decarboxylase, whose amino-acid sequence MVSFGDRLAALTAERGPLTVGIDPHLPLLRAWGLPPDVDGLERFAMTVVGALGDRVAVFKPQSAFFERFGSRGIAVLERLLAAIREAGALSLIDVKRGDIGSTTAGYAAAYLDPASPLAADAMTASPYLGFGSLRPLLDAAYEHGRGVFVLALTSNPEGAAVQRALAPDGRTVAQTILDEVAAANAAEGRPLGSVGVVVGATVRDHGHRLDHLRGPILAPGLGAQGAGAGDLPAVFGAALPDVLPAVSRELLAAGPDPDGLRAAAGRLAAELGPRGLFRRPEPAVGRSSGPATLPVRPHAR is encoded by the coding sequence ATGGTGAGCTTCGGCGACCGGCTGGCCGCGCTGACGGCCGAGCGCGGGCCGCTGACCGTCGGCATCGACCCGCACCTGCCGCTGCTGCGGGCCTGGGGACTTCCACCGGACGTGGACGGCCTGGAGCGGTTCGCCATGACGGTGGTCGGGGCCCTCGGTGACCGGGTCGCGGTGTTCAAGCCGCAGTCGGCGTTCTTCGAGCGGTTCGGCAGCCGCGGGATCGCGGTGCTGGAGCGGCTGCTGGCCGCGATCCGGGAGGCCGGCGCGCTGAGCCTGATCGACGTCAAGCGGGGCGACATCGGCTCGACCACGGCCGGGTACGCCGCGGCCTACCTGGACCCGGCCTCGCCGCTGGCCGCGGACGCGATGACGGCCAGCCCGTACCTGGGGTTCGGGTCGCTGCGGCCGCTGCTGGACGCCGCGTACGAGCACGGGCGCGGGGTGTTCGTGCTCGCGCTGACGTCCAACCCGGAGGGCGCGGCCGTGCAGCGGGCGCTGGCCCCGGACGGCCGTACGGTCGCGCAGACGATCCTGGACGAGGTCGCGGCGGCCAACGCGGCCGAGGGCCGGCCGCTGGGCTCGGTCGGGGTCGTGGTCGGCGCCACCGTCCGCGACCACGGGCACCGGCTGGACCACCTGCGCGGGCCGATCCTGGCCCCCGGGCTGGGCGCCCAGGGGGCCGGGGCGGGCGACCTGCCCGCGGTCTTCGGCGCGGCCCTGCCGGACGTGCTGCCGGCGGTCTCCCGGGAGCTGCTCGCGGCCGGACCGGACCCCGACGGCCTGCGGGCCGCCGCCGGCCGGCTGGCCGCCGAACTGGGCCCGAGAGGGCTGTTCCGTCGCCCGGAACCGGCCGTTGGTCGCTCATCTGGGCCTGCCACGTTGCCGGTGAGGCCTCACGCTCGCTAA
- the gmk gene encoding guanylate kinase — MPLRSEPGETAEARLTVLSGPSGVGKDAVLAAVRRRHPEVWVSTSVTTRKPRPTETDGVEYHFVTRDEIAAMIESGELLEHAEYAGNIYGTPRGPVLRRLTEGRPAFLVIELQGMRQVRKLMPDAQFVFLAPPSFEELERRLVGRGTEPEEVRRERLDQARIELASESEFDLALVNDSVERAADELVSLIAHPVPSSRK, encoded by the coding sequence GTGCCGCTCCGCTCTGAACCCGGGGAGACGGCCGAGGCGCGCTTGACGGTCCTGTCCGGGCCCTCGGGTGTCGGCAAGGACGCGGTGCTCGCCGCCGTCCGCCGCCGGCACCCGGAGGTCTGGGTGTCCACCTCGGTCACCACCCGCAAGCCCCGGCCGACCGAGACCGACGGGGTGGAATACCACTTCGTCACCCGGGACGAGATCGCCGCGATGATCGAGTCCGGCGAGCTGCTGGAGCACGCGGAGTACGCGGGGAACATCTACGGCACCCCGCGCGGTCCGGTGCTGCGGCGCCTCACCGAGGGCCGTCCGGCGTTCCTGGTCATCGAGCTGCAGGGCATGCGCCAGGTGCGCAAGCTGATGCCGGACGCGCAGTTCGTGTTCCTGGCGCCGCCCTCGTTCGAGGAGCTGGAGCGGCGGCTGGTCGGCCGCGGCACCGAGCCCGAGGAGGTCCGCCGGGAACGGCTGGACCAGGCCCGCATCGAGCTGGCGTCGGAGTCGGAGTTCGACTTGGCGCTGGTCAACGACTCGGTCGAGCGCGCGGCGGACGAGTTGGTATCCTTGATAGCTCATCCAGTGCCAAGCTCCAGGAAGTAG
- the rpoZ gene encoding DNA-directed RNA polymerase subunit omega has translation MAGTVAVPEGITNPPIDELLERTSSKYALVIYAAKRARQINAYYSQLGEGLLEYVGPLVDTQPQEKPLSIALREINAGLLTHEAVPE, from the coding sequence TTGGCCGGCACCGTCGCAGTTCCCGAGGGCATCACCAACCCGCCCATCGACGAGCTGCTCGAGCGCACCAGCTCGAAGTACGCGCTCGTGATCTACGCGGCCAAGCGCGCGCGGCAGATCAACGCGTACTACTCCCAGCTCGGCGAGGGTCTGCTGGAGTACGTCGGCCCGTTGGTCGACACCCAGCCGCAGGAGAAGCCGCTGTCGATCGCGCTCCGCGAGATCAACGCCGGCCTCCTCACGCACGAGGCCGTCCCGGAGTAG
- the mihF gene encoding integration host factor, actinobacterial type, translating to MPLPPLTPEQRAAALEKAAAARKARAEVKERLKKNGLSIAEVLNQGDNDDIIGKMRVSAVLESMPGVGKARAAKIMERLEISPTRRVRGLGAKQRTALEREFGAAES from the coding sequence GTGCCCCTCCCGCCTCTCACCCCGGAGCAGCGTGCTGCCGCGCTGGAGAAAGCTGCCGCGGCCCGTAAGGCGCGGGCGGAAGTGAAGGAGCGCCTCAAGAAGAACGGGCTCTCCATCGCCGAGGTCCTCAACCAGGGCGATAACGACGACATCATCGGAAAGATGCGCGTCTCCGCCGTCCTGGAGTCGATGCCCGGCGTCGGCAAGGCCCGTGCCGCCAAGATCATGGAGCGGCTGGAGATCTCACCGACCCGCCGGGTCCGCGGTCTGGGCGCGAAGCAGCGCACGGCGCTCGAGCGTGAGTTCGGTGCTGCGGAGTCCTGA
- the coaBC gene encoding bifunctional phosphopantothenoylcysteine decarboxylase/phosphopantothenate--cysteine ligase CoaBC, with translation MTGTQRPRVVLGIAGGIAAYKAAELLRELTETGHDVRVVPTAGALRFVGEPTWAALSGHPVHTDVWAGAEEVPHVRLGREADLVVVAPATADLLARAAHGLADDLLTNVLLTARCPVLLAPAMHTEMWAHPATRANVATLRERGTIVLDPAVGRLTGADTGRGRLPDPEAIAELARLLVDRPDALPQDLAGRRVLVTAGGTREALDPVRFLGNRSSGRQGYALALVAAARGAEVTVVAANVALPDPPGVTVLRVTSAAELHDVTLAAAADEDAVVMAAAVADFRPAMAESAKIKKDAGTPAPVELAPTADVLADLLATRRPGQVVAGFAAETGDEQTDWLEHGRRKLARKGADLLVVNPVGEGLAFEQKENSGVVLTADGTEIEIPRGTKTSLAATVWDLVAARLS, from the coding sequence GTGACTGGGACGCAACGCCCGCGGGTCGTGCTCGGGATCGCCGGCGGGATCGCCGCCTACAAGGCGGCGGAGCTGCTGCGGGAGCTGACCGAGACCGGGCACGACGTCCGGGTGGTGCCGACCGCGGGCGCGCTGCGGTTCGTCGGCGAGCCGACCTGGGCCGCGCTGTCCGGGCACCCGGTGCACACCGACGTCTGGGCCGGGGCCGAGGAGGTCCCGCACGTCCGGCTCGGGCGCGAGGCCGACCTGGTCGTGGTCGCCCCGGCCACCGCCGATCTGCTGGCCCGCGCCGCGCACGGGCTGGCCGACGACCTGCTCACCAACGTCCTGCTCACCGCCCGCTGCCCGGTCCTGCTGGCGCCGGCCATGCACACCGAGATGTGGGCGCACCCGGCCACCCGGGCCAACGTCGCCACCCTGCGCGAGCGCGGCACGATCGTGCTCGACCCGGCCGTCGGGCGGCTCACCGGCGCCGACACCGGCCGGGGCCGGCTGCCCGACCCGGAGGCGATCGCCGAGCTGGCCCGGCTGCTGGTGGACCGGCCGGACGCGCTGCCCCAGGACCTGGCCGGCCGCCGGGTGCTCGTCACCGCCGGCGGCACCCGGGAGGCGCTGGACCCGGTCCGGTTCCTCGGCAACCGCTCCAGCGGCCGCCAGGGGTACGCGCTGGCGCTCGTCGCCGCCGCCCGCGGCGCCGAGGTCACGGTGGTGGCCGCGAACGTGGCGCTGCCCGACCCGCCCGGCGTCACCGTGCTGCGGGTGACCTCCGCGGCCGAGTTGCACGACGTCACGCTGGCCGCGGCCGCGGACGAGGACGCGGTGGTGATGGCGGCCGCGGTGGCCGACTTCCGCCCGGCCATGGCCGAGTCGGCCAAGATCAAGAAGGACGCGGGGACGCCGGCGCCGGTCGAGCTCGCCCCGACCGCGGACGTGCTGGCCGACCTGCTCGCGACCCGCCGGCCCGGTCAGGTGGTGGCCGGGTTCGCGGCCGAGACCGGCGACGAGCAGACCGACTGGCTCGAGCACGGCCGGCGCAAGCTCGCCCGCAAGGGCGCCGACCTGCTGGTGGTCAACCCGGTCGGCGAGGGGCTGGCGTTCGAGCAGAAGGAGAACTCGGGCGTGGTCCTGACCGCGGACGGCACCGAGATCGAGATCCCTCGGGGTACGAAGACGAGCCTGGCCGCCACCGTGTGGGATCTGGTGGCGGCCAGGCTGAGCTAG